Proteins encoded by one window of Lathyrus oleraceus cultivar Zhongwan6 chromosome 1, CAAS_Psat_ZW6_1.0, whole genome shotgun sequence:
- the LOC127137705 gene encoding chitinase 2 gives MSIFREYIGVKPNPITLDDFPSEIINPLITEFHFILGFAKEEHDQNGKGTGQFKPTWNMDYFSPEKVKKLKEKHENVRVVISFGGQGEENSFNPFKNFQWSINAANSLKVIIQDYNKVKDNLIDGIDVHYDYINSNEEDFSQCIGDVIKRLKNDISSTTRGYTSIAPSHLVEPHYKWLYHEYLDLIDLVDYQFYNHTLSSKHELTTLFNDISKDYDVDKLLVGISTYPADADKVPPQVFIDGCTELVINSALRGIFVWSANDSATNSNDKHFSMEEALQKIITDNPHKK, from the exons ATGTCTATTTTTCGTGAATATATTGGTGTGAAGCCAAATCCAATTACTTTAGATGATTTTCCAAGTGAAATTATCAACCCCTTAATAACAGAGTTCCACTTCATTCTAGGATTTGCTAAAGAAGAACATGACCAAAATGGAAAAGGCACAGGACAATTCAAGCCAACTTGGAACATGGATTATTTCAGTCCTGAAAAG GTAAAGAAACTCAAGGAAAAGCACGAAAATGTGAGGGTGGTAATAAGTTTTGGAGGTCAGGGTGAAGAAAATTCATTCAATCCTTTCAAGAACTTTCAATGGTCTATTAATGCAGCAAATTCACTCAAAGTGATCATCCAAGACTACAACAAGGTCAAGGACAACCTAATTGATGGCATTGATGTTCACTATGACTACATCAATTCCAATGAGGAGGATTTTTCCCAGTGCATAGGAGACGTCATAAAAAGATTGAAAAATGATATTAGTAGCACTACAAGAGGTTATACCTCCAttgctccatcacatttagttgAACCACACTACAAGTGGTTATACCATGAATACCTAGATCTTATTGATTTGGTTGACTATCAATTCTACAATCATACTCTGTCTTCTAAGCACGAGCTTACCACACTCTTCAATGATATATCAAAAGATTACGATGTTGATAAACTCCTAGTTGGAATCAGTACTTATCCAGCTGACGCAGATAAAGTCCCACCACAAGTCTTCATTGATGGTTGCACTGAGCTTGTCATCAACTCAGCTCTCCGTGGAATTTTTGTTTGGAGTGCTAATGATTCTGCGACTAACTCCAACGACAAACATTTCTCCATGGAGGAAGCCTTACAAAAAATCATCACTGATAACCCACATAAAAAATAA